A window of the Cannabis sativa cultivar Pink pepper isolate KNU-18-1 chromosome X, ASM2916894v1, whole genome shotgun sequence genome harbors these coding sequences:
- the LOC115699198 gene encoding synaptonemal complex protein 1-like isoform X1 gives MQKLGFPTMRSLDHLKSLTGSVSGTAKTFSFSSRQPTDSISSGSFTNLKITAEKLVKEQASVKTDLDMANNKLKKSMEHIRALEEKLQNAFNENAKLKVKQKEDEKLWNGLESKFSSTKALCDQLSETLKQLASQVHDAEKDKELFEGKLSANANVLDDLNQLMNGLSLKLDTAEETIKKREKEFEDLKIEKEEMDKFYRDEQCRTTNLIDEKDAMIKNFETTVAANRLTAESLNSKLSDVKLELKLKEDHINHLLTLRDNLEKEKSDVQLLKEDLSKRLDTSFLEIKNLEALIHVFSSLLVEVDKQSLTVLDKFDQLNYLYNSCFKLVQEERDLASKHAKRQYDQLNDKFLLISSEKNALQLGNQDLNNKVIELQKVQESIMAQLSEEGNIARERIQNLESEAESLVSKKIESEKLISTLELQVETLSESSRSSENKLQELLLKFSALENENKDNTEKLQAEMQKKVDEIDILQKEGEKREEHISLLEKQVEQLRNIIEEKERLILQYKERETKLEEQFTENQVLLATAESRLAEARKQYDVMLESKQLELSRHLKELSQRNDQAINDIQKKYEAEKLEIINMEKEKVESITGELEAKCDKTVAECKEESRQYLMRVQEEHASLVSRIQQDYDRKELSLKANHSEELKRSQLQAEGELKERMTTLRKEYEAQMDTLRCQLEDECRKLQDELDLQKSREDQQRALLQLQWRVMGDKLQEDQEVNSKKDYSVSSIHIKNSAGAKRSQHTLVRPDNEEKDSSYLRATQTPVSKMLKKVENPTAGSVLSIPKHHKKVTHHEYEVETSNGRTITKRRKTKSTVMFEDPRKRKKMNTPKVNTPRNLIKGVKDGSHLPPPNLGDLFREGSLDPYADDPYAFD, from the exons atgcAGAAGCTAGGGTTTCCAACCATGAGAAGCTTGGATCATTTGAAGTCGCTCACCGGATCGGTCTCTGGTACTGCAAAGACCTTCTCATTCTCTTCTCGGCAGCCTACGGATTCAATATCTTCGGGAAGCTTTACGAATTTGAAGATCACTGCAG agaAACTGGTGAAAGAGCAAGCTTCCGTTAAGACTGATCTAGACATGGCG AACAATAAACTGAAAAAATCGATGGAGCACATCCGTGCGTTAGAAGAAAAGTTACAGAATGCGTTTAATGAAAATGCTAAACTCAAGGTGAAACAGAAAGAAGATGAGAAGCTGTGGAATGGcttagaatctaaattttcttCTACGAAAGCACTGTGCGATCAACTCTCTGAAACTTTAAAGCAATTAGCCAGTCAAGTCCATGATG CTGAGAAAGATAAGGAGTTATTTGAAGGCAAACTGTCTGCAAATGCAAATGTTCTTGATGATTTGAATCAGCTAATGAATGGTCTGTCTTTAAAATTAGATACTGCAGaggaaactattaaaaaac GTGAAAAGGAGTTTGAAGAtctaaaaattgagaaagaagaAATGGATAAGTTTTACAGAGATGAACAATGCAGAACGACTAATCTCATAGATGAAAAAG ATGCCATGATAAAGAACTTTGAAACAACTGTAGCAGCTAATAGATTGACTGCAGAAAGCTTGAACTCTAAGTTGAGCGATGTAAAGCTTGAGTTGAAGTTAAAAGAAGATCATATTAATCACTTGCTAACCCTGAGGGACAACCTGGAGAAAGAAAAGAGTGATGTTCAATTGCTGAAGGAGGATCTTTCTAAAAGATTAGATACGTCCTTCCTTGAGATAAAGAATCTTGAAGCTCTTATCCATGTGTTCAGTTCCCTGTTGGTTGAAGTGGATAAACAAAGTTTGACTGTtttagataagtttgatcagcTAAACTATCTTTACAACTCTTGCTTCAAGTTGGTCCAGGAGGAGAGGGACCTTGCTAGCAAGCATGCTAAGAGACAGTATGATCAACTTAATGATAAGTTCTTACTCATATCATCAGAGAAGAATGCATTGCAGTTGGGAAATCAGGACTTAAACAATAAGGTCATTGAGCTTCAGAAAGTTCAAGAGTCTATCATGGCACAGCTTTCTGAGGAAGGCAATATAGCCAGGGAGAGGATCCAGAATTTGGAGTCTGAAGCAGAAAGTCTGGTCTCAAAGAAGATCGAGTCAGAGAAGTTGATTTCCACATTAGAATTGCAAGTTGAAACTCTTTCGGAAAGTTCAAGGTCATCAGAGAATAAACTG CAAGAACTACTGCTAAAATTTTCAGCAttagaaaatgaaaataaagatAACACAGAAAAATTACAAGCAGAGATGCAGAAAAAAGTCGATGAAATAGATATTCTGCAAAAAGAGGGAGAGAAACGAGAGGAGCACATAAGCTTACTGGAGAAACAAGTAGAGCAACTTCGTAACATCATAGAGGAAAAGGAAAGGCTCATTTTGCAATATAAAGAACGAGAGACTAAACTGGAAGAACAATTTACAGAG AATCAGGTGTTGTTGGCTACTGCTGAAAGTAGACTAGCAGAAGCTAGAAAGCAATATGATGTTATGTTAGAAAGTAAACAGCTAGAATTATCAAGACATTTGAAAGAATTATCTCAGAGGAATGATCAG GCAATTAATGACATCCAGAAGAAGTATGAGGCAGAGAAGTTAGAAATTATCAACATGGAAAAGGAAAAG GTAGAAAGCATTACTGGAGAATTGGAAGCAAAATGTGATAAAACAGTTGCTGAATGTAAAGAAGAATCAAGACAGTACCTGATGCGTGTCCAGGAGGAACATGCTTCTCTG GTAAGTCGCATTCAGCAGGATTATGATCGTAAAGAGCTGAGTCTTAAAGCCAATCACAGTGAAGAACTAAAACGTTCTCAACTTCAAGCTGAAGGTGAACTGAAAGAG AGAATGACAACACTGAGGAAAGAGTATGAAGCGCAGATGGACACTTTGAGGTGTCAGCTTGAAGATGAATGTAGAAAGCTTCAAGATGAGTTGGATCTTCAGAAATCCAGA GAGGACCAACAGAGGGCTTTACTGCAGTTGCAGTGGAGAGTGATGGGCGATAAACTACAAGAGGACCAAGAAGTAAACTCGAAAAAG GATTACTCTGTTTCCTCAATTCATATCAAGAATTCTGCTGGTGCGAAAAGAAGTCAACATACTCTAGTAAGACCTGACAATGAAGAGAAG GATTCTTCATACTTGAGAGCAACACAAACACCGGTATCAAAGATGTTGAAGAAAGTAGAGAATCCAACCGCGGGAAGTGTGTTGAGTATTCCAAAACATCATAAGAAG GTTACTCATCACGAATATGAAGTTGAAACTTCTAATGGAAGGACAATTACAAAACGGAGGAAAACAAAGAGTACTGTCATGTTTGAG GATCCCAGAAAACGTAAAAAGATGAACACTCCAAAAGTAAACACTCCCAGGAATCTTATCAAG GGAGTCAAGGATGGATCTCATTTACCTCCTCCGAACCTAGGTGATCTGTTTAGAGAAGGGTCTTTGGATCCATACGCAGATGATCCATATGCCTTTGATTAG
- the LOC115699198 gene encoding synaptonemal complex protein 1-like isoform X2, with protein sequence MSVSLRTQEFFTNNNKLKKSMEHIRALEEKLQNAFNENAKLKVKQKEDEKLWNGLESKFSSTKALCDQLSETLKQLASQVHDAEKDKELFEGKLSANANVLDDLNQLMNGLSLKLDTAEETIKKREKEFEDLKIEKEEMDKFYRDEQCRTTNLIDEKDAMIKNFETTVAANRLTAESLNSKLSDVKLELKLKEDHINHLLTLRDNLEKEKSDVQLLKEDLSKRLDTSFLEIKNLEALIHVFSSLLVEVDKQSLTVLDKFDQLNYLYNSCFKLVQEERDLASKHAKRQYDQLNDKFLLISSEKNALQLGNQDLNNKVIELQKVQESIMAQLSEEGNIARERIQNLESEAESLVSKKIESEKLISTLELQVETLSESSRSSENKLQELLLKFSALENENKDNTEKLQAEMQKKVDEIDILQKEGEKREEHISLLEKQVEQLRNIIEEKERLILQYKERETKLEEQFTENQVLLATAESRLAEARKQYDVMLESKQLELSRHLKELSQRNDQAINDIQKKYEAEKLEIINMEKEKVESITGELEAKCDKTVAECKEESRQYLMRVQEEHASLVSRIQQDYDRKELSLKANHSEELKRSQLQAEGELKERMTTLRKEYEAQMDTLRCQLEDECRKLQDELDLQKSREDQQRALLQLQWRVMGDKLQEDQEVNSKKDYSVSSIHIKNSAGAKRSQHTLVRPDNEEKDSSYLRATQTPVSKMLKKVENPTAGSVLSIPKHHKKVTHHEYEVETSNGRTITKRRKTKSTVMFEDPRKRKKMNTPKVNTPRNLIKGVKDGSHLPPPNLGDLFREGSLDPYADDPYAFD encoded by the exons ATGTCTGTCTCATTACGCACACAAGAATTTTTTACCAAT AACAATAAACTGAAAAAATCGATGGAGCACATCCGTGCGTTAGAAGAAAAGTTACAGAATGCGTTTAATGAAAATGCTAAACTCAAGGTGAAACAGAAAGAAGATGAGAAGCTGTGGAATGGcttagaatctaaattttcttCTACGAAAGCACTGTGCGATCAACTCTCTGAAACTTTAAAGCAATTAGCCAGTCAAGTCCATGATG CTGAGAAAGATAAGGAGTTATTTGAAGGCAAACTGTCTGCAAATGCAAATGTTCTTGATGATTTGAATCAGCTAATGAATGGTCTGTCTTTAAAATTAGATACTGCAGaggaaactattaaaaaac GTGAAAAGGAGTTTGAAGAtctaaaaattgagaaagaagaAATGGATAAGTTTTACAGAGATGAACAATGCAGAACGACTAATCTCATAGATGAAAAAG ATGCCATGATAAAGAACTTTGAAACAACTGTAGCAGCTAATAGATTGACTGCAGAAAGCTTGAACTCTAAGTTGAGCGATGTAAAGCTTGAGTTGAAGTTAAAAGAAGATCATATTAATCACTTGCTAACCCTGAGGGACAACCTGGAGAAAGAAAAGAGTGATGTTCAATTGCTGAAGGAGGATCTTTCTAAAAGATTAGATACGTCCTTCCTTGAGATAAAGAATCTTGAAGCTCTTATCCATGTGTTCAGTTCCCTGTTGGTTGAAGTGGATAAACAAAGTTTGACTGTtttagataagtttgatcagcTAAACTATCTTTACAACTCTTGCTTCAAGTTGGTCCAGGAGGAGAGGGACCTTGCTAGCAAGCATGCTAAGAGACAGTATGATCAACTTAATGATAAGTTCTTACTCATATCATCAGAGAAGAATGCATTGCAGTTGGGAAATCAGGACTTAAACAATAAGGTCATTGAGCTTCAGAAAGTTCAAGAGTCTATCATGGCACAGCTTTCTGAGGAAGGCAATATAGCCAGGGAGAGGATCCAGAATTTGGAGTCTGAAGCAGAAAGTCTGGTCTCAAAGAAGATCGAGTCAGAGAAGTTGATTTCCACATTAGAATTGCAAGTTGAAACTCTTTCGGAAAGTTCAAGGTCATCAGAGAATAAACTG CAAGAACTACTGCTAAAATTTTCAGCAttagaaaatgaaaataaagatAACACAGAAAAATTACAAGCAGAGATGCAGAAAAAAGTCGATGAAATAGATATTCTGCAAAAAGAGGGAGAGAAACGAGAGGAGCACATAAGCTTACTGGAGAAACAAGTAGAGCAACTTCGTAACATCATAGAGGAAAAGGAAAGGCTCATTTTGCAATATAAAGAACGAGAGACTAAACTGGAAGAACAATTTACAGAG AATCAGGTGTTGTTGGCTACTGCTGAAAGTAGACTAGCAGAAGCTAGAAAGCAATATGATGTTATGTTAGAAAGTAAACAGCTAGAATTATCAAGACATTTGAAAGAATTATCTCAGAGGAATGATCAG GCAATTAATGACATCCAGAAGAAGTATGAGGCAGAGAAGTTAGAAATTATCAACATGGAAAAGGAAAAG GTAGAAAGCATTACTGGAGAATTGGAAGCAAAATGTGATAAAACAGTTGCTGAATGTAAAGAAGAATCAAGACAGTACCTGATGCGTGTCCAGGAGGAACATGCTTCTCTG GTAAGTCGCATTCAGCAGGATTATGATCGTAAAGAGCTGAGTCTTAAAGCCAATCACAGTGAAGAACTAAAACGTTCTCAACTTCAAGCTGAAGGTGAACTGAAAGAG AGAATGACAACACTGAGGAAAGAGTATGAAGCGCAGATGGACACTTTGAGGTGTCAGCTTGAAGATGAATGTAGAAAGCTTCAAGATGAGTTGGATCTTCAGAAATCCAGA GAGGACCAACAGAGGGCTTTACTGCAGTTGCAGTGGAGAGTGATGGGCGATAAACTACAAGAGGACCAAGAAGTAAACTCGAAAAAG GATTACTCTGTTTCCTCAATTCATATCAAGAATTCTGCTGGTGCGAAAAGAAGTCAACATACTCTAGTAAGACCTGACAATGAAGAGAAG GATTCTTCATACTTGAGAGCAACACAAACACCGGTATCAAAGATGTTGAAGAAAGTAGAGAATCCAACCGCGGGAAGTGTGTTGAGTATTCCAAAACATCATAAGAAG GTTACTCATCACGAATATGAAGTTGAAACTTCTAATGGAAGGACAATTACAAAACGGAGGAAAACAAAGAGTACTGTCATGTTTGAG GATCCCAGAAAACGTAAAAAGATGAACACTCCAAAAGTAAACACTCCCAGGAATCTTATCAAG GGAGTCAAGGATGGATCTCATTTACCTCCTCCGAACCTAGGTGATCTGTTTAGAGAAGGGTCTTTGGATCCATACGCAGATGATCCATATGCCTTTGATTAG